The Streptomyces achromogenes DNA segment AGGCCTCGACCACCCGCTGGAGCGAGTCGGCGAGGTACACCTCGAGCAGCCTCTCCGCCTCGGCGCGGTCGCCGGCCTCGAGGGCCTGCAGGATCTGGCGGTTGCGCTGGAGGTAGGGCTCGTGCAGCCGGCGCGGGTCCTCGACGAGGTGGAAGGCCAGGCGCAGCTCGGCGAAGACGCTGCGCATCAGCTCGTCGGTGCGTGCGCTCTCGGCCAGGGCCACCAGTTCCCGGTGGAAGTGGAAGTTGGCGGTGCCCAGTCCCTTCCAGTCGTTCTCGAGGGTCGCCACCTGCCCTTCGGTGACCGCCGCCCGCAGGGCCTCCAGCGCGTACGGGGGCTCGCCCAGCCCCCGGACGACGGCGCACTCGACGAGCGCGCGGGTGCGGTAGATGTCCTCGACGTCCTGCACGGTCAGGACCCGGACGAACACCCCCCGGTTCAGCTCGTGGACGAGCAGGCGCTCATGGGTGAGCAGCCGGAACGCCTCGCGCAGCGTGTTGCGGGAGACCCCCAGCGCCCCGCCGATGCTGTCCTCCGAGAGCCGTGTGCCCGGCGGGAAGTAGCCCTCGGCGATGCGACTCCTGAGGATGTCCGACACCCGCTCGGCCGTGCTCGTACGGCCCAGGAGGGCGCGGTCGTCGGCCAGTGCGGCCAGCTGCTCTGCCATGCACGGAATTCAATCGCAGACAGAAGAACGAGACAACAGGGGTATTGAAGGATCGTTCAACGATCCTCTACCTTCCTTTCATGGCACCGCCCGTCCCCACCGCGGCGACCCGCCTCCCGCACGGCACGGCTCACCTCTCAGCACCGTCCGTCATCCCTCAGCGAGGTGCCCATGAGCACGACTCCTCCCTCACCGGTCCCAGCCGCCGACGCCCTCGACACCACCGCCGAACACTCCCCCGACGACGGGGCGTTCGCCTGGCTGCGGGCGCTCGGACCGCGCGGCAGGCGCGCCTTCGCCGGCGCGTTCGGCGGCTACGCCCTCGACTCCTACGACTACTTCACGCTGCCGCTGAGCATGGTGGCGCTGGCGGCGTACTTCGGTCTGGACAGCGCTCAGACGGGCCTGTTCACCACCGTCACGCTGGTCGCCTCCGCCGTCGGCGGCGCCGCCGCGGGCGTACTGGCCGACCGGATCGGCCGGGTCAGGGCGCTGATGATCACGGTGATCACCTACGCCGTCTTCACCGTCGCCTGCGGCTTCGCGCCCAGCTACGAGACGCTGCTGGTCTTCCGCTCCCTCCAGGGCCTCGGCTTCGGCGGCGAGTGGGCGGTCGGCGCGATCCTGGTCGCGGAGTACGCGAGCGCGAAGCACCGGGGCCGCACCCTCGGCGCGATCCAGAGCTCCTGGGCCGTCGGCTGGGGCCTCGCGGCGCTGGCGTACACGCTCGTCTTCTCGTTCGTCGGCGACGACATGGCCTGGCGGATCATGTTCTGGACGGGCGCGCTGCCCGCCCTGCTCGTGGTGTGGATGCGGCGCCGGGTGAAGGACGCGCCGCAGGCCGAGGCCGCACGCGCGCGGAGCGCCGACAAGGGCTCGTTCCCGGCGATCTTCCGGGGGCCGCTGCTGCGGACGACGGTGTTCGCCGGACTGCTCTCGACCGGTGTGCAGGGCGGCTACTACACGCTGGCGACCTGGGTGCCGACCTACCTGAAGTCGGAGCGCGGTCTGTCGGTGGTCGGCACCGGCGGCTATCTGACGTTCCTGATCTCCGGTGCCTTCCTCGGCTACCTGACCGGCGGGTACCTCACCGACCGGCTGGGCCGGCGTCGCAACATCTGGCTGTTCGCCCTGCTGTCGGCGGTGTGCATCCTGGCGTACGCGAACATCCCGAGCGGCGCGGACACCCTGCTGCTCGTGCTCGGCTTCCCGCTCGGGTTCTGCATGTCCGCGATCTTCAGCGGCTTCGGGTCGTATCTGAGCGAGCTGTATCCGACCGCCCTGCGCGGCACCGGTCAGGGCTTCACCTACAACACCGGCCGCGCCGTGGGCGCCGTCTTCCCCACGACGGTCGGGTTCCTGGCCGACAGCTGGGGTGTGGGCGGCGCGCTGGTCTTCGGCGCGATCGGGTACGCCATCGCCGCCCTGGCGCTGCTGGGGCTGCCGGAGACGCGTGGAAAGGAACTGGAGTGAACCGACCTGCCCTCACGCGGGAACACCGTCCGCCGAGCGCCGCGGACCGTCCCGTCACCCTCTCCGAGGAGCACGCGCACGCGTGGAGCCCCGCCGCGGCCCGGGCCCGCTTCCGGGCGGGCCTGGCGGGCCCCACGGCCGGGGTCGCGGCCGGGCACACCCAGGCCAACCTGATCTCGGTGCCGGCGGACTGGGCGTACGACATGCTCCTGTTCTGCCAGCGCAACCCGAAGCCCTGTCCGGTCCTCGACGTCACGGACGCCGGCTCCTTCACGACGGTCCTCGCCGAGGGCGCGGACCTGCGCACCGACCTGCCGCGCTACCGGGTGTGGGAGGACGGGGAGCTCGTCGACGAACCGACGGACGTGCGCGCGTACTGGCGCGACGACCTGGTGTCGTTCCTGATCGGTTGCAGCTTCACCTTCGAGTGGGCCCTGTCCGAATCCGGCGTCCCGATCCGGCACGTCGAGCAGGGGCGGAACGTTCCGATGTACGTGACGAGTCGTGAGTGCCGCCCGGCGGGCCGGCTGCACGGGCCCCTGGTGGTGTCCATGCGGCCGGTGCCGCCGCGGCACCTGGCGACGGCGATCCGGGAGAGCGGTCTGCTCCCGGCGGTGCACGGCGGCCCCGTGCACTGCGGTGATCCTTCGGGGCTGGGCGTCGTCGACCTCGGCCGTCCCGACTTCGGCGACGCGGTGGACGCCGAGCCGGACGACATCCCGGTGTTCTGGGCCTGCGGCGTCACCCCGCAGGCCGCGGTCATGGCGTCGCGCCCGCCCTTCGCCCTCACCCACGCCCCGGGACAGATGTTCCTCACCGACGCCCGCGACGAGCAGTACCGCGTGGCCTGAGAAAGAGGTACGAAGGAATCATGACCGCGACGACCGCGATCGATCTGAACGCCGACCTCGGCGAGGGCTTCGGCCGCTGGCAGCTGACCGACGACGAGCGGCTTCTGTCCGTCGTCACCAGCGCCAACGTGGCCTGCGGCTTCCACGCCGGCGACGCGGTCACCATGCGGCGGGTGTGTTCACTGGCCGTCGAGCGGGGGGTCACCATCGGGGCCCAGGTCTCCTACCGGGACCTGGCCGGTTTCGGGCGGCGCGCGATGGACGTGCCGTCCGCCGAACTGGCCGCCGAGGTGGCGTACCAGATCGGCGCCCTCGAGGTGTTCGCCCGGGCGGCGGGCGCGCGCGTGGCGTACGTGAAACCGCACGGCGCGCTCTACAACCGGGTCGTGCACGACGAGGAACAGGCCGGCGCGGTGGTCGAGGGAGTGCTCCTCGCCGACGCCGCGCTGCCCGTCCTCGGGCTGCCCGGCTCCCGGCTGCTGGAGCTGGCCCGCTCGGCGGGGCTGCCGGCCGTCCCGGAGGCCTTCGCCGACCGCGCGTACACCGAGCAGGGCACGCTCGTGCCGCGTGGGCGTGCCGGGGCCGTGGTCACCGACCCGGACGCCGTCGTCGCGCGGTCGGTGAGCCTGGCTCGCCTCGGCCGGGTCGTCTCCGGGGCGGGGACCGAGATCGACGTCCGCGCGCGTTCCCTGTGCCTGCACGGGGACACGCCCGGTGCGGTGGATCTGGCGCTGCGGGTGCGGCGCGGGCTCGAGGAGTCGGGCGTGCGGGTGGAGGCCTTCGCATGAGCATGCGCATCCTGCCCGTCGGCGACGACGCCCTGCTGGTCGAGGTGGCGTCGAGGGCGGAGGCCGAGGCCCTGCACGCCGAGCTGGTACGTCGGCGCGAGGCGGGTCTGCTCGGCGCCCGTGAGATCGTCCCGGCGGCCCGCACCGTCCTCTTGGACGGCCTGGCCCACCCCGGGCGGGTGGCGTCCGAGCTCGCCGCCGCGCACGTGCCGCCCGCTCCCCCGCGCGAGCGCGAGGTCGTGGAGATCCCGACGCGTTACGACGGCCCGGACCTGGGCGAGGTCGCCGCCCTGTGGGGCGTCCCGGAGCGGGAGGTGGCCCGTATCCACGCGGCCGCCGAGTTCCGGGTGGCGTTCTGCGGCTTCGCGCCCGGCTTCGGGTATCTGACGGGCCTG contains these protein-coding regions:
- a CDS encoding GntR family transcriptional regulator translates to MAEQLAALADDRALLGRTSTAERVSDILRSRIAEGYFPPGTRLSEDSIGGALGVSRNTLREAFRLLTHERLLVHELNRGVFVRVLTVQDVEDIYRTRALVECAVVRGLGEPPYALEALRAAVTEGQVATLENDWKGLGTANFHFHRELVALAESARTDELMRSVFAELRLAFHLVEDPRRLHEPYLQRNRQILQALEAGDRAEAERLLEVYLADSLQRVVEAYRRRVGEEPPHDDRGPLAAS
- a CDS encoding MFS transporter, which codes for MSTTPPSPVPAADALDTTAEHSPDDGAFAWLRALGPRGRRAFAGAFGGYALDSYDYFTLPLSMVALAAYFGLDSAQTGLFTTVTLVASAVGGAAAGVLADRIGRVRALMITVITYAVFTVACGFAPSYETLLVFRSLQGLGFGGEWAVGAILVAEYASAKHRGRTLGAIQSSWAVGWGLAALAYTLVFSFVGDDMAWRIMFWTGALPALLVVWMRRRVKDAPQAEAARARSADKGSFPAIFRGPLLRTTVFAGLLSTGVQGGYYTLATWVPTYLKSERGLSVVGTGGYLTFLISGAFLGYLTGGYLTDRLGRRRNIWLFALLSAVCILAYANIPSGADTLLLVLGFPLGFCMSAIFSGFGSYLSELYPTALRGTGQGFTYNTGRAVGAVFPTTVGFLADSWGVGGALVFGAIGYAIAALALLGLPETRGKELE
- a CDS encoding putative hydro-lyase, translating into MNRPALTREHRPPSAADRPVTLSEEHAHAWSPAAARARFRAGLAGPTAGVAAGHTQANLISVPADWAYDMLLFCQRNPKPCPVLDVTDAGSFTTVLAEGADLRTDLPRYRVWEDGELVDEPTDVRAYWRDDLVSFLIGCSFTFEWALSESGVPIRHVEQGRNVPMYVTSRECRPAGRLHGPLVVSMRPVPPRHLATAIRESGLLPAVHGGPVHCGDPSGLGVVDLGRPDFGDAVDAEPDDIPVFWACGVTPQAAVMASRPPFALTHAPGQMFLTDARDEQYRVA
- a CDS encoding LamB/YcsF family protein — encoded protein: MTATTAIDLNADLGEGFGRWQLTDDERLLSVVTSANVACGFHAGDAVTMRRVCSLAVERGVTIGAQVSYRDLAGFGRRAMDVPSAELAAEVAYQIGALEVFARAAGARVAYVKPHGALYNRVVHDEEQAGAVVEGVLLADAALPVLGLPGSRLLELARSAGLPAVPEAFADRAYTEQGTLVPRGRAGAVVTDPDAVVARSVSLARLGRVVSGAGTEIDVRARSLCLHGDTPGAVDLALRVRRGLEESGVRVEAFA
- a CDS encoding 5-oxoprolinase subunit B family protein, whose amino-acid sequence is MRILPVGDDALLVEVASRAEAEALHAELVRRREAGLLGAREIVPAARTVLLDGLAHPGRVASELAAAHVPPAPPREREVVEIPTRYDGPDLGEVAALWGVPEREVARIHAAAEFRVAFCGFAPGFGYLTGLPARYDVPRRAAPRTAVPAGSVALAGPYTGVYPRASPGGWQLIGTTEAVLWDHTRVPAALLSPGTRVRFVPEDGA